One window of the Tetragenococcus koreensis genome contains the following:
- a CDS encoding pyrimidine-nucleoside phosphorylase codes for MRMVDLIEKKREGQALTKEEIGFIIREYTADKIPDYQMSALLMTIFYEDMTDEEIAALTLAMANSGEKIDLSSINGIKVDKHSTGGVGDTTTLVLAPLVASVGVPVAKMSGRGLGYTGGTLDKLESIPGFKIELSDRAFIAEVNTNKVAVIGQSGDLAPADKKLYALRDVTATVDSIPLIASSIMSKKIAAGADAIVLDVTTGEGAFMKNLEDARRLSHTMVRIGELAERKTMAVISDMSQPLGEAIGNSLEVIEAIETLQGQGPDDLLEMCYVLGSQMVVLGKKAETLEEARALLEEAIASGAAFETFKKMVKNQGGDETICTHPGRLLTAQFELELPAQTSGVVAKLVANEIGIAAMMLGAGRQTKEDTIDHGVGLKLHKKVGDQVEKGESLATIYSNTEQIAEVKKLLYQNIIIEESADEPTLVHEIITE; via the coding sequence ATGCGCATGGTCGATTTGATTGAGAAAAAGCGAGAGGGTCAAGCGTTAACTAAAGAAGAAATTGGGTTTATTATTCGAGAGTATACAGCTGATAAGATCCCTGATTATCAAATGAGCGCTTTGCTTATGACAATTTTTTATGAAGATATGACCGATGAAGAGATTGCGGCGTTAACCTTAGCAATGGCTAATTCGGGAGAAAAAATTGATTTGTCATCTATCAATGGTATCAAAGTTGATAAACATTCAACTGGCGGTGTCGGTGATACCACTACATTAGTACTAGCTCCTTTAGTTGCCAGCGTTGGCGTGCCAGTAGCTAAAATGTCCGGCCGCGGTTTGGGATACACTGGTGGAACTTTGGACAAATTAGAATCGATCCCTGGTTTTAAAATTGAACTGTCCGATCGCGCGTTTATTGCAGAAGTTAATACAAATAAAGTGGCGGTTATCGGTCAAAGTGGCGATTTAGCTCCTGCTGATAAGAAGCTTTATGCCTTACGCGATGTTACAGCAACGGTTGATTCGATCCCGTTAATTGCTAGTTCCATTATGAGTAAAAAAATCGCCGCTGGTGCGGATGCGATTGTTTTAGACGTCACTACTGGTGAAGGCGCCTTTATGAAAAACCTTGAAGATGCTAGACGCTTATCTCATACGATGGTTCGCATTGGCGAACTTGCCGAACGTAAAACAATGGCGGTCATTTCTGACATGAGTCAACCATTAGGAGAAGCCATCGGAAATAGCCTGGAAGTTATCGAAGCTATTGAGACCTTACAAGGTCAAGGTCCCGATGATTTATTAGAAATGTGTTATGTACTAGGAAGTCAAATGGTAGTGTTAGGTAAAAAAGCTGAAACGTTAGAAGAAGCACGAGCTTTGTTAGAAGAAGCCATCGCTTCAGGTGCTGCCTTTGAAACCTTTAAGAAAATGGTGAAAAACCAAGGTGGGGATGAAACCATTTGTACGCACCCTGGGCGTTTATTGACGGCGCAATTTGAGCTAGAACTTCCTGCTCAAACTAGCGGTGTTGTAGCAAAACTAGTGGCCAATGAGATTGGGATTGCAGCAATGATGCTAGGCGCGGGCCGACAAACAAAAGAAGATACGATTGATCACGGTGTAGGTTTGAAGCTACATAAAAAAGTTGGCGATCAGGTGGAAAAAGGAGAATCCTTAGCGACGATCTATAGTAATACAGAACAAATTGCTGAGGTCAAAAAATTATTATATCAAAACATCATTATTGAAGAATCTGCAGATGAGCCGACATTAGTCCATGAAATTATCACAGAGTAG
- a CDS encoding ABC transporter ATP-binding protein, translating into MRDITKEFGLFKANDRVNLRLKKGEIHALLGENGAGKSTLMNMLSGLLEPTSGKILIDGKEVTIAGPNTAKQLGIGMVHQHFMLVDAFTVTENIILGNEPSHLGKIDRKKARQEIAEVSKRYGLRVDPDAYVRDISVGMQQRVEILKTLYRGADVLIFDEPTAVLTPQEINELIEIMRGLVKEGKSIILITHKLDEIKSVADECTVIRRGQGIGTVTVKDVSSQDLADMMVGRSVVFKTDKEKANPKQTVLSIKDLVVNENRGVAAVKGLDLDVHAGEIVGIAGIDGNGQSELVQALTGLRKAESGTVQLNDADITNLRPRKITESGVGHVPEDRHKYGLILDMTIAENLVLQNYYLNPFSKNGVLDYNSINEHARTLIKEYDVRTVNEVVAARSLSGGNQQKAVVAREVSRDPDLLVVANPTRGLDVGAIEFIHKRLINQRDNDKAVLLVSFELDEILNVSDRIAVIYDGKIVGVVKPEETSEQELGLLMAGSSLEKARKELAQQEVTANE; encoded by the coding sequence ATGCGCGATATTACAAAAGAGTTCGGGCTCTTTAAGGCAAATGATCGGGTAAATTTGCGGTTAAAAAAAGGCGAAATTCATGCGCTGTTAGGTGAAAATGGCGCGGGCAAATCAACATTGATGAATATGCTGTCAGGGTTATTAGAGCCTACATCTGGAAAAATCCTTATCGATGGCAAAGAAGTAACAATTGCGGGTCCGAACACAGCCAAGCAGTTAGGAATCGGCATGGTCCACCAACATTTTATGTTAGTAGATGCATTTACGGTGACTGAAAATATTATTTTAGGCAATGAACCTAGCCATTTAGGAAAAATTGACCGGAAAAAAGCACGGCAAGAAATTGCGGAAGTCTCCAAGCGTTACGGGTTGCGGGTCGATCCGGATGCTTATGTGCGCGACATTTCAGTAGGGATGCAACAACGGGTAGAAATCTTAAAAACGTTGTACCGCGGTGCAGATGTGTTAATTTTTGATGAACCGACTGCGGTGTTGACGCCCCAAGAAATCAATGAATTAATCGAGATTATGCGAGGATTAGTAAAAGAAGGTAAATCGATTATTTTAATCACACATAAATTAGATGAAATCAAATCAGTAGCCGATGAATGTACTGTTATTCGACGAGGTCAAGGGATTGGAACGGTGACTGTTAAAGACGTTTCATCGCAAGATTTAGCGGATATGATGGTGGGACGTTCCGTTGTATTTAAGACGGATAAGGAAAAAGCGAATCCCAAACAAACTGTTTTATCCATCAAGGATTTAGTTGTGAACGAAAATCGCGGCGTTGCGGCAGTTAAGGGTCTTGATTTAGACGTACATGCCGGCGAGATAGTAGGGATTGCAGGAATTGATGGTAATGGGCAATCTGAATTGGTCCAAGCTTTGACAGGACTGCGCAAAGCAGAAAGCGGGACTGTTCAACTGAATGATGCTGATATTACAAATTTACGTCCTAGAAAAATTACTGAAAGTGGTGTAGGTCATGTGCCAGAAGATCGGCACAAATACGGTTTGATCTTAGACATGACGATAGCTGAGAACCTTGTTTTGCAGAATTATTACTTGAATCCTTTTAGTAAAAATGGCGTGTTAGATTATAACAGCATTAATGAACACGCACGAACACTGATTAAAGAGTATGATGTACGGACGGTAAATGAAGTGGTTGCAGCTAGATCGTTATCTGGTGGGAACCAGCAAAAAGCTGTCGTTGCACGCGAGGTCAGCCGTGATCCAGATCTTTTAGTGGTTGCCAATCCGACTCGCGGTTTAGATGTGGGCGCCATTGAATTTATTCATAAACGTTTGATTAACCAAAGAGATAATGATAAAGCGGTATTGTTAGTTAGCTTTGAATTAGACGAAATTTTGAATGTATCTGATCGAATTGCAGTCATTTATGATGGAAAAATCGTTGGCGTAGTAAAACCAGAAGAAACTTCTGAACAAGAGCTTGGATTATTAATGGCCGGTTCTTCTTTAGAAAAAGCGAGAAAAGAACTTGCTCAACAGGAGGTAACAGCCAATGAATGA
- a CDS encoding LacI family DNA-binding transcriptional regulator produces MKLTIRQIAEIAGVSVTTVSQILNHKGGRFSTETRQRVHDVVEKYQYKPDFFASNLVTRHSKTIGMIVPDVTDSFFSKIVEGAERYTNPLGYMLVLCNSHHKVEKEIQLLQQLADRSVEGVLLATPNVLPKEYGIDSEFSKTMPLGLIDRGINQRDRGRLVIKEYEGAYQAVSYLLKKGHRNIGLIKEDTSYYQLEERYNGYYHALKDAGVLFKHENVATADLTVEGGYQAAQQLLKRKNLTAIFCSNDAMAMGCYRAIYERKMKIPDDISVIGFDGLSFSKFMNPPLTTIEQPVFDIGFTAAKFIVDAIEFPERRIPNKIFETKLIFRESVKDLTRQ; encoded by the coding sequence ATGAAGTTAACCATCCGACAAATTGCTGAGATTGCAGGTGTTTCAGTCACGACTGTCTCTCAGATATTAAACCATAAAGGCGGTCGTTTTAGTACAGAGACACGTCAGCGAGTGCACGATGTCGTGGAAAAATATCAGTATAAGCCGGATTTTTTTGCATCTAATTTAGTGACACGTCATTCAAAAACAATCGGCATGATTGTGCCGGATGTGACGGATTCTTTCTTTTCTAAAATTGTTGAAGGTGCTGAACGTTATACCAATCCTTTAGGTTATATGCTAGTTCTTTGTAATTCGCATCATAAGGTAGAAAAGGAAATTCAGCTGCTACAACAACTAGCCGATCGTTCAGTTGAAGGGGTTCTTTTAGCTACACCCAATGTGTTACCAAAAGAATACGGGATAGACAGTGAGTTTTCTAAGACTATGCCATTAGGCCTGATTGATCGAGGCATTAATCAGCGCGATCGAGGGCGTTTGGTTATTAAGGAATATGAAGGGGCTTACCAAGCGGTTTCCTACCTGCTAAAAAAAGGACATCGCAATATTGGATTAATTAAAGAAGATACGAGCTATTATCAATTAGAGGAACGCTACAACGGCTACTATCATGCGTTAAAAGACGCCGGAGTATTATTTAAGCATGAAAACGTAGCCACTGCTGATCTAACTGTAGAAGGTGGTTACCAAGCAGCTCAACAATTGCTAAAACGCAAGAATTTGACCGCTATTTTTTGTAGTAATGATGCGATGGCTATGGGATGTTACCGCGCTATATACGAACGAAAAATGAAAATACCTGATGATATTTCGGTAATTGGCTTTGATGGATTGAGCTTTTCCAAGTTTATGAATCCGCCATTAACGACGATAGAACAACCAGTGTTTGATATTGGGTTTACTGCAGCGAAATTTATTGTTGACGCGATTGAATTTCCTGAACGGCGAATTCCGAACAAAATTTTTGAGACAAAATTAATATTTCGTGAGAGCGTGAAGGACCTAACAAGACAATAG
- a CDS encoding MarR family winged helix-turn-helix transcriptional regulator, translating to MINKINTIEDIREFNRFFTVLMDGLNLRYLDTEFSITEFRVLYELNLKSEITANQLIDMLKIDKSYMSRILKKFEKNQLISKESFLTDKRFQILRLTSQGQEVADQLINLTNHQIEVLIEPLSMEQCCQISNAMKTIMKNFKV from the coding sequence ATGATAAATAAAATAAATACTATTGAAGATATAAGAGAGTTCAATCGTTTTTTTACAGTTTTAATGGATGGCCTGAATCTACGTTATTTAGATACAGAGTTTTCAATTACTGAATTCCGTGTGTTATATGAATTGAACTTGAAATCAGAAATTACAGCTAATCAATTAATTGATATGTTAAAGATAGATAAGAGCTATATGAGTAGGATACTTAAAAAATTTGAAAAAAATCAATTAATTTCAAAAGAATCTTTTCTAACTGATAAACGATTTCAAATTTTAAGGCTTACTTCACAAGGACAAGAAGTAGCAGATCAGCTAATCAACCTTACCAATCATCAAATTGAAGTATTAATAGAACCTCTTAGTATGGAACAATGCTGCCAAATTTCTAACGCCATGAAAACTATAATGAAGAACTTTAAAGTTTAA
- a CDS encoding GNAT family N-acetyltransferase, with the protein MGMEIICYEEKFKDDFVKLNKNWIEKYFKIEPHDIEQLTNAEKYIEQGDMIFFAVENGQVISTCLSSRLHNNVWEIAKFASNEHFKGKGAGKLVFKAGMDYAIKNGAEKIVLYSNQILKPALHIYDRFGFKEVPVDIDDYERCDYQAEYIVTE; encoded by the coding sequence ATGGGAATGGAAATTATTTGTTATGAAGAAAAATTTAAAGATGACTTTGTAAAACTAAATAAAAATTGGATTGAAAAATATTTTAAAATTGAACCACATGATATAGAGCAACTAACGAATGCTGAGAAATATATCGAGCAAGGCGATATGATCTTCTTTGCTGTTGAAAATGGACAAGTAATATCAACATGCCTTTCTTCGCGTTTACACAATAATGTATGGGAAATTGCCAAATTTGCATCTAATGAGCATTTTAAAGGAAAAGGTGCAGGTAAGCTTGTATTTAAAGCCGGGATGGATTACGCAATTAAAAATGGAGCAGAAAAAATTGTACTTTATTCAAATCAAATTTTAAAACCTGCTCTTCATATTTACGACAGATTTGGTTTTAAAGAAGTTCCGGTAGATATCGATGACTACGAACGATGTGATTACCAAGCAGAATATATTGTAACTGAATAA
- the deoC gene encoding deoxyribose-phosphate aldolase produces MELNRMIDHTLLKADATYAEVLQVIEEAKRYHFYAVCLNPSWVYLAAQKLKREPTAVCTVIGFPLGANTSETKAFEAKNAIENGADEVDMVINIGALKAGMVEKVQADIQAVVDVAKDQALVKVILETSLLTEDELIKACKLAQIAGADFVKTSTGFSSGGAKIEDVQLLKEIVAPEMGVKAAGGIYTEGQALTMIEAGATRLGTSASVFIITGNNS; encoded by the coding sequence ATGGAGCTAAACCGTATGATCGACCACACGCTTTTAAAAGCAGATGCCACTTACGCAGAAGTATTACAAGTGATTGAAGAAGCAAAAAGGTATCATTTCTATGCTGTTTGTCTAAATCCTAGCTGGGTTTATCTGGCAGCTCAAAAATTAAAGCGTGAACCAACTGCAGTATGTACAGTGATTGGTTTTCCTTTAGGAGCAAATACTTCCGAAACTAAAGCTTTTGAAGCAAAGAATGCTATCGAAAACGGAGCAGATGAAGTTGATATGGTGATTAATATCGGTGCATTGAAAGCAGGTATGGTAGAAAAAGTCCAAGCAGACATCCAAGCAGTTGTTGATGTAGCGAAAGACCAAGCACTAGTAAAAGTAATTCTTGAGACAAGTTTACTGACAGAAGACGAACTTATAAAAGCTTGTAAATTGGCACAAATTGCCGGCGCTGATTTTGTCAAAACTTCTACTGGATTTTCATCAGGAGGCGCCAAGATTGAAGATGTGCAATTGCTAAAAGAAATCGTTGCTCCTGAAATGGGTGTAAAAGCTGCAGGTGGTATTTATACAGAAGGCCAAGCACTAACAATGATTGAAGCCGGTGCTACTAGATTAGGAACGAGTGCTAGTGTATTCATTATTACAGGAAATAATAGCTAG
- the guaA gene encoding glutamine-hydrolyzing GMP synthase yields MTNVEHLTDVEKIIVLDYGSQYNQLITRRIRDCGVFSELLSHKTTAAEIKEMNVKGIILSGGPNSVYDADSFGIDEEIFELGIPILGICYGMQLATHRLGGQVERAQNREYGKAGIEITAASAKLFDDTPEKQTVWMSHGDLVKDVPDGFEVVATSKDCPIASIQDAERKIYGVQFHPEVRHTEYGNDLLKEFALEICQCKGDWSMENFIDMQTASIREQVGDKKVLLALSGGVDSSVVGVLLHKAIGEQLTCIFVDHGLLRKNEAEQVMESLGGKFGLNIIKVDAQKRFLDKLAGVSDPEQKRKIIGNEFIYLFNDEAIKLAGEEGISFLAQGTLYTDVIESGTETAQTIKSHHNVGGLPEEMSFQLIEPLNTLFKDEVRALGTELGMPDAIVWRQPFPGPGLGIRVLGELTEEKLEIVRESDAILREEIANAGLDRDIWQYFTVLPGIRSVGVMGDERTYDYTIGIRAITSIDGMTADFARIPWDVLQQISVRIVNEVEHVNRIVYDVTSKPPATVEWE; encoded by the coding sequence GTGACAAATGTTGAACATTTGACAGATGTAGAAAAAATTATTGTATTAGACTACGGTAGCCAATACAACCAACTAATTACTCGACGCATACGCGATTGCGGGGTTTTTTCTGAGCTATTAAGTCATAAAACGACAGCGGCAGAAATTAAAGAAATGAATGTAAAAGGAATTATCTTATCCGGCGGTCCAAATAGCGTCTATGACGCTGATTCATTTGGTATTGATGAAGAAATTTTTGAGTTAGGTATTCCAATCTTGGGAATTTGTTACGGCATGCAGCTAGCTACTCATCGCTTAGGCGGACAAGTCGAAAGAGCTCAAAACCGGGAATATGGTAAAGCTGGAATCGAAATCACTGCAGCATCCGCTAAATTGTTTGATGATACCCCAGAAAAACAAACCGTTTGGATGAGTCATGGAGATCTAGTAAAAGACGTCCCTGATGGATTTGAAGTCGTAGCGACCAGCAAAGACTGCCCGATTGCTTCTATTCAAGATGCTGAAAGAAAAATTTATGGTGTTCAATTCCACCCAGAAGTACGTCATACTGAATACGGCAATGACTTACTGAAAGAATTTGCCCTAGAAATTTGCCAATGTAAAGGCGATTGGAGTATGGAAAACTTTATTGACATGCAAACCGCCAGCATTCGTGAACAAGTTGGCGATAAAAAAGTGCTTTTAGCTTTATCTGGCGGGGTGGACTCCAGCGTTGTCGGCGTTCTATTACACAAAGCCATTGGCGAGCAGTTGACCTGTATTTTTGTCGATCACGGCTTGTTGCGTAAAAATGAAGCCGAACAAGTCATGGAAAGTTTGGGCGGCAAATTTGGTTTAAACATTATCAAAGTAGATGCTCAAAAACGCTTCTTAGATAAGCTTGCAGGTGTTTCTGACCCTGAACAAAAACGTAAAATTATCGGTAATGAATTTATCTATTTATTTAATGACGAAGCTATTAAATTGGCCGGCGAAGAAGGAATCAGTTTCTTAGCCCAAGGAACACTTTATACCGACGTCATCGAATCGGGCACGGAAACAGCTCAAACCATTAAATCTCATCATAACGTGGGTGGCTTACCAGAAGAAATGAGCTTCCAATTAATTGAACCATTAAACACATTGTTTAAAGACGAAGTACGGGCATTAGGAACTGAGCTTGGCATGCCTGACGCAATTGTTTGGCGCCAACCCTTCCCAGGACCAGGTTTGGGTATCCGCGTACTAGGTGAACTCACCGAAGAAAAACTGGAAATTGTACGTGAATCGGATGCAATTTTGCGCGAAGAAATCGCGAATGCTGGTTTAGATCGTGATATCTGGCAATACTTCACCGTGCTACCTGGCATCCGTTCTGTCGGCGTTATGGGTGATGAGCGGACTTATGATTATACTATTGGTATCCGTGCTATTACTTCCATTGATGGCATGACCGCGGACTTTGCCCGCATTCCATGGGATGTATTACAACAAATCTCGGTACGTATCGTCAATGAAGTCGAACATGTGAATCGGATCGTGTATGATGTGACGAGCAAGCCCCCTGCTACGGTGGAGTGGGAATAG
- the coaA gene encoding type I pantothenate kinase, with amino-acid sequence MEEYMNFYQIPRTEWQGFYAPKHTPLTQEELDNIKSLNDRISMQDVEDIFIPMCHMIHLYMKAYESLSLSQGLFLHRYIKVPPFIIGIAGSVAVGKSTTARLLQTLLSRLFPKQDVQLITTDGFLYPNRVLEERGIMDRKGFPESYDMERLINFLNSVKSHEKDLKIPLYSHKSYDIVEGEYETISQPDILIVEGINVFQLPANQQIYVSDFFDFSIYVDADPALIERWYLERFESLLDTAFQDPSNYYYEYAVGRRKDAINMAKSVWKNVNLKNLQEYILPTRSRADIILHKTDYHKIDQIFLRKF; translated from the coding sequence ATGGAAGAATACATGAATTTCTATCAAATTCCCCGTACTGAATGGCAAGGATTTTATGCTCCTAAGCATACGCCATTAACCCAAGAGGAATTAGATAATATTAAAAGTTTGAACGACCGGATTTCAATGCAAGATGTAGAAGATATTTTCATTCCGATGTGTCATATGATTCATTTATATATGAAAGCTTACGAATCATTATCCTTGAGTCAAGGCCTTTTTTTACATCGTTATATAAAAGTTCCCCCTTTTATCATCGGGATTGCAGGAAGTGTAGCGGTCGGAAAAAGCACGACAGCCCGTCTTTTACAAACGCTCCTATCGCGCTTATTTCCCAAGCAAGATGTACAACTGATTACTACAGATGGCTTTTTATATCCCAATCGGGTCCTAGAAGAACGGGGGATTATGGATCGCAAAGGTTTTCCCGAAAGTTACGACATGGAACGCTTGATCAACTTTTTAAACAGTGTCAAATCACATGAAAAAGACCTCAAAATTCCACTTTATTCCCATAAAAGCTATGATATCGTCGAAGGAGAATACGAAACGATTTCACAGCCGGATATTTTGATCGTCGAAGGAATCAACGTTTTCCAGCTACCTGCAAACCAGCAAATCTATGTGAGTGACTTCTTTGATTTTTCTATTTATGTCGATGCTGATCCTGCTTTAATTGAACGTTGGTATTTAGAACGGTTTGAATCTTTGTTGGATACCGCCTTTCAAGATCCATCTAACTATTACTATGAATACGCGGTAGGAAGGCGCAAAGATGCTATTAACATGGCAAAGTCTGTATGGAAAAATGTCAATTTAAAAAATTTACAGGAATATATCTTGCCCACACGCTCGCGAGCAGATATAATTCTTCATAAAACAGATTACCATAAGATCGATCAGATATTTTTACGTAAATTTTGA
- a CDS encoding GrpB family protein — protein sequence MSNNKSNNYSSSTDGEYLQKVTVGKRTPHNVPIELVNYDPNWVNLFEREAKRIKTILGNKVLQLEHVGSTSIPDLCAKPIIDILLVVTDSSDELSYVPALESVGYVLRIQEPEWHEHRLFKGPDTDVNLHVFSKGASEIDKMLRFRDWLRTNRDDREKYAKVKHTLAQNTWENIQDYADAKTEIVEEIMERANSNVM from the coding sequence ATGAGCAATAATAAAAGTAATAATTATTCCTCATCTACTGATGGTGAGTATCTTCAAAAAGTTACCGTTGGAAAACGAACCCCTCATAATGTACCTATTGAATTAGTTAATTATGATCCCAATTGGGTGAATTTATTTGAGCGTGAAGCTAAAAGGATTAAAACAATTCTTGGTAATAAAGTTTTACAGTTAGAACACGTAGGGTCTACGTCGATACCTGATTTATGCGCTAAGCCAATTATCGACATTTTACTTGTAGTGACGGATTCTTCAGATGAACTTTCATACGTCCCTGCTTTAGAATCAGTGGGATATGTATTAAGAATACAAGAACCAGAATGGCATGAGCACCGTTTATTTAAAGGACCAGATACAGATGTTAACCTACATGTATTTAGTAAGGGCGCATCAGAAATCGATAAAATGCTTCGATTTCGTGATTGGTTACGTACCAATCGTGACGACCGTGAAAAATATGCTAAGGTAAAACATACACTTGCTCAAAATACTTGGGAAAACATTCAAGATTATGCTGACGCAAAAACGGAAATTGTAGAAGAAATCATGGAACGAGCAAATTCCAACGTTATGTAA
- a CDS encoding BMP family lipoprotein, with protein MKKAKLFGFGTIAMLSALLLGACGNGGGSGDGGGDGDSASAPAALITDTGGVDDRSFNQSAWEGLEAWGEENNLERGNDGYQYFQSGNESDYIPNIDQALNAGFQTIFGIGYKLQPAIEEQSQNNPDNNFVIVDDIVEGDNVVSATFKDHEASYLAGIAAAYTTETDKVGFVGGVEGEVIDRFDAGFTKGVEDGAEKLDKDIEVLNQYAGDFSAPDRGRSIAQGMYSQDADIIFHASGATGNGVFQEAKSRNESEDDKVWVIGVDRDQEDEGDYTKDGEEDNFTLTSTLKGVGTVVQDLAQRSADDDFPGGEHLEYGLEEDGVGLTDGYLSDEAKDAVEEAREDVINGEVEVPEAP; from the coding sequence ATGAAAAAAGCGAAATTATTTGGGTTTGGTACCATAGCGATGCTTAGCGCCTTATTATTAGGTGCATGTGGCAACGGCGGAGGTTCAGGTGATGGCGGCGGTGACGGCGATAGCGCTAGTGCACCAGCAGCTTTAATTACCGATACTGGCGGTGTGGATGACCGTTCATTTAACCAATCCGCTTGGGAAGGCTTAGAAGCTTGGGGCGAAGAAAATAATTTAGAACGCGGAAACGATGGTTATCAATATTTCCAATCAGGAAATGAATCAGATTATATTCCAAATATTGATCAAGCGCTAAATGCTGGTTTCCAGACAATTTTTGGGATTGGCTATAAATTACAACCGGCGATTGAAGAGCAATCACAAAATAATCCAGATAATAATTTTGTCATTGTTGATGACATTGTAGAAGGCGACAATGTGGTTTCTGCAACGTTTAAAGACCACGAAGCTTCTTACTTAGCTGGAATTGCTGCAGCTTATACTACAGAAACAGATAAAGTTGGTTTTGTGGGCGGTGTAGAAGGCGAAGTTATTGATCGTTTTGATGCTGGCTTTACCAAAGGCGTAGAAGATGGCGCTGAAAAATTAGACAAAGATATTGAAGTATTAAACCAATACGCAGGCGATTTCTCTGCACCTGATAGAGGACGTTCGATCGCTCAAGGGATGTACTCTCAAGATGCAGATATCATTTTCCATGCGTCAGGCGCTACCGGAAATGGCGTGTTCCAAGAAGCGAAATCACGTAATGAATCAGAAGACGATAAAGTTTGGGTTATCGGCGTGGATCGTGACCAAGAAGATGAAGGAGATTATACCAAAGACGGAGAAGAAGATAACTTTACTTTGACTTCTACCTTAAAAGGTGTAGGTACTGTTGTGCAAGACTTAGCGCAAAGATCAGCAGATGATGACTTTCCTGGCGGCGAACATTTAGAATACGGATTAGAAGAAGACGGTGTTGGTTTGACTGACGGTTATTTATCAGATGAAGCTAAAGATGCGGTCGAAGAAGCTAGAGAAGACGTTATAAATGGTGAAGTAGAAGTTCCTGAAGCTCCATAA
- the cdd gene encoding cytidine deaminase encodes MAQAKKEWLLIAQAALKKAYVPYSHFPVGACLITKQGKTYQGVNIENASFGLSNCAERTAIFKAISEGERDFAHLVVAGKTSQPISPCGACRQVMAEFFTPDMPVTLVGDKGVIKEMTVEQLLPYSFTGQDL; translated from the coding sequence ATGGCACAGGCAAAAAAAGAGTGGTTATTAATCGCACAAGCGGCGTTGAAAAAAGCTTATGTTCCTTACTCGCATTTTCCCGTAGGTGCATGTTTGATAACGAAACAAGGAAAAACGTATCAAGGCGTTAATATTGAGAATGCGTCCTTTGGGTTAAGTAATTGTGCGGAACGTACTGCCATATTTAAGGCTATATCTGAAGGCGAGCGGGATTTTGCACACTTAGTTGTGGCTGGTAAGACATCACAACCAATTTCTCCATGTGGTGCATGTCGACAAGTGATGGCAGAGTTTTTTACACCTGACATGCCAGTAACGTTGGTTGGTGATAAAGGTGTTATAAAAGAAATGACGGTGGAACAATTGCTGCCATATTCATTCACAGGGCAAGACTTATAA
- a CDS encoding class I SAM-dependent methyltransferase yields the protein MTNHYYQTNPESAHEIKKWSFELLGKSFQFTTDSGVFSKNTVDYGSRVLLQAFSWEKLPQGKILEIGCGYGPIGLAVAYASNRQVEMTDVNERAVDLAERNAVKNQIENVDIHLSDIYTDVHEKEYAAILSNPPIRAGKKVVHQIIEEGYYYLQEVGTLTIVVQKKQGAPSAQKKMEEVFGNAAVIKKDKGYYIIQSEKRGRK from the coding sequence ATGACAAATCACTACTACCAAACCAACCCAGAAAGTGCACATGAAATAAAAAAATGGTCGTTTGAATTATTGGGTAAAAGTTTTCAATTTACTACTGATAGTGGGGTGTTTTCCAAAAATACCGTCGATTATGGCTCAAGGGTATTGCTACAAGCTTTTTCTTGGGAGAAATTACCCCAAGGAAAGATTTTAGAAATTGGCTGTGGGTATGGTCCGATTGGCTTAGCAGTTGCCTATGCTAGTAATAGACAAGTTGAAATGACTGATGTTAATGAGCGGGCCGTTGATCTGGCTGAACGAAATGCTGTCAAAAATCAGATTGAAAATGTTGATATCCATCTTTCCGATATTTATACAGACGTCCATGAGAAAGAATATGCGGCAATTTTAAGTAATCCTCCAATTCGGGCAGGAAAAAAAGTTGTCCATCAGATTATTGAAGAGGGTTATTATTATTTGCAAGAAGTAGGAACGCTAACTATCGTTGTGCAGAAAAAACAAGGCGCTCCCAGTGCTCAAAAGAAAATGGAGGAAGTTTTCGGCAACGCTGCAGTAATCAAAAAAGATAAGGGGTACTATATTATTCAAAGTGAAAAGAGGGGAAGAAAATGA